In one window of Psychrobacter sp. P2G3 DNA:
- the dnaQ gene encoding DNA polymerase III subunit epsilon, whose amino-acid sequence MSDNPALSFHTSSASVGTTANVFSASQQNAADPLAVKANTTVAYTDGACKGNPGAGGWGAHLIFSDGRTQDLYGSDKETTNNRMELTGAIKALEYSPRDLKLEIWTDSSYVKNGITEWIANWKKRGWKTASKKPVANQDLWQQLDELRQARDVDWHWVKGHAGHAGNEKADELANLGVTSSSEHLSASNSVDSPATINTDIAKKKDKIAANDWLNDDPLGFNMMDEDFDEELLDESDLDETPDNDDSIPIQVSSKPNNATHPMSTNAMISDDMTVNETTADSNTLDASAELPKFDGDTSRANPHFRPLLPKPIHRHEPNRQLIMDTETTGLDPLKGDRIIEVGIVEMIGRKFTGEKLHVYINPQRGMDEEVIRIHGISEAFLTDKPTFDQVAQSLYEFMDGAEIIAHNATFDMNFLNMEFSKVGMTDFAERVQVTDSLVMAKQQYPGQKNTLDALVRRLDVGKQDRTFHGALLDSEILAEVYLAMTGGQVTLAIEEDSQADGGHTAHANFANLASLLLESTVDNQANQNWFAGLAEDYPDLKTRLSQW is encoded by the coding sequence ATGTCAGACAACCCTGCTCTATCATTCCATACTTCTAGTGCATCTGTTGGCACAACTGCAAATGTTTTTAGCGCAAGTCAGCAAAATGCAGCTGATCCGCTAGCAGTGAAAGCAAATACTACCGTCGCTTATACTGATGGTGCTTGTAAAGGTAATCCTGGCGCTGGTGGTTGGGGCGCACATCTGATATTCAGTGATGGACGTACGCAAGATTTGTACGGTAGTGATAAAGAAACCACCAATAATCGTATGGAGCTAACGGGCGCAATAAAAGCCCTAGAGTACAGTCCACGCGACTTGAAGCTTGAGATTTGGACTGACTCCAGCTACGTTAAAAATGGCATTACCGAATGGATTGCCAATTGGAAAAAACGTGGCTGGAAAACTGCCAGCAAAAAGCCTGTTGCCAATCAAGACTTATGGCAACAATTGGATGAGCTTCGTCAAGCACGCGACGTTGATTGGCATTGGGTTAAAGGTCATGCTGGGCACGCAGGCAACGAAAAAGCTGATGAGCTGGCCAATCTAGGCGTGACTTCTAGTAGCGAGCATCTATCTGCATCTAACTCTGTAGATAGTCCTGCCACTATTAACACTGATATTGCTAAAAAAAAAGATAAAATAGCCGCTAATGACTGGCTAAATGACGATCCATTAGGCTTTAACATGATGGATGAAGATTTCGATGAAGAGTTATTAGATGAAAGCGATTTAGATGAAACGCCAGATAATGATGATTCAATTCCTATTCAAGTCAGCAGCAAACCGAATAATGCTACACACCCTATGAGTACCAATGCCATGATATCAGATGACATGACAGTAAACGAGACGACGGCAGACAGCAATACACTAGACGCATCTGCAGAATTACCAAAATTCGATGGCGATACCAGTCGTGCGAACCCACACTTTCGTCCTTTGTTACCCAAGCCTATCCATCGGCATGAACCTAATCGCCAGCTGATTATGGATACGGAGACTACGGGACTTGATCCACTAAAAGGCGATCGAATCATTGAAGTCGGTATCGTTGAGATGATCGGTCGTAAATTCACCGGTGAAAAGCTGCACGTTTATATCAACCCGCAGCGCGGCATGGATGAAGAAGTCATCCGTATTCACGGTATCTCTGAGGCCTTTTTGACAGATAAACCTACCTTTGATCAGGTTGCTCAGTCGCTATATGAGTTCATGGATGGTGCAGAAATCATCGCTCACAACGCCACGTTTGATATGAACTTTTTAAATATGGAATTTAGCAAAGTTGGTATGACAGACTTTGCGGAACGTGTTCAAGTCACCGACTCATTAGTAATGGCAAAGCAGCAATATCCTGGGCAAAAGAATACCTTGGATGCTTTGGTTCGCCGATTAGATGTTGGTAAACAAGATCGTACTTTTCACGGAGCATTACTAGATTCGGAGATTTTAGCGGAAGTTTATCTGGCAATGACCGGTGGACAGGTGACGCTAGCGATCGAAGAGGACAGCCAAGCAGATGGCGGGCATACCGCTCATGCTAATTTTGCTAATTTGGCATCTTTATTGCTAGAGTCAACCGTAGATAACCAAGCCAATCAAAATTGGTTCGCAGGTTTAGCAGAAGATTATCCTGATTTGAAAACCAGACTATCGCAGTGGTAA
- a CDS encoding LD-carboxypeptidase — translation MLTKNPTLLQQADINTAANKELNRRQFLCRLGVSTGAGLLATQGIAQGLTVKTNGKNHSMQLTKDDLPTALTDSNQSIASNSRCINPTIETRLFASSNVGGSNERNQLALERMACAGFEVQNPTITERQYLRFAGTDTQRASDLQNIATGAIAAPKLFMGVRGGYGAMRLLPLIDWQTLGRIMNERGTILTGFSDVTAIQCALLAKGQMSSLAGPMLYSEFGKTTPDEISCRQFAEALTNPNLSIAVQNADLTSKQLPAILATDNTQTVTGTIWGGNLSVVSALAGSEYLPSIDGGIVFLEDVGEQAYRIERMLYDLYLAGVFKRQQAIVFGSLSGTGEDSYDKRYDVAMVIRQLHKLTGLSIYNGMSFGHISKKHSFPLGATCQITPASNAEDGYTLNFTDYPTIEANKMNVEGLWQG, via the coding sequence ATGCTTACAAAAAATCCGACTCTTTTACAGCAAGCTGATATAAACACTGCGGCTAATAAGGAGCTTAATCGTCGCCAATTCTTATGTCGACTAGGGGTGAGTACAGGTGCTGGACTACTTGCAACTCAAGGTATTGCTCAAGGCTTGACCGTTAAAACTAACGGTAAAAATCATAGCATGCAGTTGACCAAAGATGATCTGCCAACTGCGCTGACAGACAGTAATCAGTCAATAGCGTCCAACTCACGTTGCATTAATCCTACTATTGAGACGCGTCTATTCGCCAGCTCCAACGTTGGCGGTAGTAACGAGCGTAACCAATTGGCATTAGAGCGTATGGCTTGCGCAGGTTTTGAAGTGCAGAATCCTACTATTACTGAGCGACAATATTTGCGCTTTGCAGGAACGGACACGCAGCGGGCGAGTGATCTACAAAATATCGCGACTGGCGCGATTGCTGCACCCAAACTGTTTATGGGTGTACGCGGTGGCTATGGCGCAATGCGTCTATTGCCGCTGATTGATTGGCAAACGCTGGGACGCATTATGAACGAGCGGGGCACGATATTGACAGGCTTTAGTGACGTCACTGCCATTCAATGTGCACTGCTGGCGAAAGGGCAAATGAGTTCGCTCGCTGGCCCCATGCTCTATAGCGAATTTGGTAAAACGACCCCTGATGAGATTAGTTGTAGGCAGTTTGCAGAAGCGCTTACTAACCCTAATTTGAGCATTGCTGTTCAAAATGCCGATTTGACCAGTAAGCAATTACCAGCGATTCTAGCGACTGATAATACTCAAACAGTCACGGGAACGATTTGGGGCGGTAATCTGAGTGTGGTATCAGCGCTGGCAGGTAGCGAGTATTTGCCGAGTATTGATGGTGGCATTGTGTTTTTAGAAGATGTGGGTGAGCAGGCTTATCGTATTGAGCGCATGCTTTATGATTTATATTTGGCAGGTGTGTTCAAGCGTCAGCAAGCAATTGTGTTTGGCTCACTGTCTGGCACGGGTGAAGATAGCTACGATAAGCGTTACGATGTCGCGATGGTCATTCGCCAGTTGCATAAGCTGACTGGATTATCTATCTATAATGGCATGAGCTTTGGGCATATCAGTAAAAAACATAGCTTTCCACTGGGTGCGACCTGTCAGATTACACCAGCCAGTAATGCAGAAGACGGCTATACATTGAACTTTACGGATTATCCGACTATTGAGGCAAATAAGATGAATGTCGAAGGGTTGTGGCAGGGGTAA
- a CDS encoding YkvA family protein, producing MADKEKDDKSLLDNIKLILSKEDRIKNQVDKDRGLERYAKDLMLLMSLVKDYYQGNYRNIPYKTISAAVVGLLYVLNPIDIIPDFIPFIGQVDDALVLGFCLKLMEKDLNKYKTWKNEQSTSKDDAKSEDKASDTEDKNAKAKKKP from the coding sequence ATGGCTGATAAAGAAAAAGATGATAAGTCTCTTCTAGACAATATCAAACTCATCTTAAGCAAAGAAGACAGAATAAAGAATCAAGTCGACAAGGATCGCGGTCTTGAGCGTTACGCTAAAGACTTGATGTTGCTTATGAGTTTGGTAAAAGATTATTACCAAGGTAATTATCGCAATATACCTTACAAAACCATTTCAGCGGCAGTGGTTGGGTTGTTGTACGTATTAAACCCTATTGATATTATTCCAGATTTTATACCCTTTATTGGTCAAGTTGATGATGCCTTGGTACTAGGGTTTTGCTTAAAACTGATGGAAAAAGACTTAAACAAGTATAAAACTTGGAAAAACGAGCAGTCAACGTCTAAAGATGATGCAAAGTCTGAAGATAAAGCTTCTGATACTGAAGACAAAAATGCCAAAGCTAAGAAAAAACCTTAA